DNA sequence from the Xylanivirga thermophila genome:
AAATACATAAGAGAAATGCAGGGAGACTATGACGCATTTATATTTATACCATATATGTTTGGTACTACGTATTATGGGGTAAAGGCCTGTCCGGAAAAGAGTATCCTTATTCCCTGTCTGCATGATGAGAGCTATGCCCATTTGAAAGGTATCGAAGAAATATTTAAATGTTCACAGGGAATGGTATTTTTATCCCGACCTGAGATGGAACTGGCTGAAAGGCTCTATGATATAGGTGATAAAAAAAGGCAGGTAATAGGTGTAGGGATTGATACCAAAACAAAGGGTAATAGGGAGCGATTTATAAAGAAATATGGGATAAAAAATCCCTTTATACTATATGCTGGTAGGAAGGATGCTGGGAAAAACGTAGATACCCTTTTACAGTATTTTCAGGCGTTTTTGGCCATGAATCCAGGGGCAAATCTTGATTTAGTGCTTATAGGAGGCGGGAGCATAGATATACCTGAGGCTATAAAAGATAGGGTATGGGATCTGGGGTTTGTGCCAATAGAGGACAAGTATGATGCATATGGGGCAGCAACCCTGTTGTGCCAGCCATCCCATAACGAAAGCTTTTCCATAGTAATTATGGAGAGTTGGATAGAGGGGACCCCCGTTTTGGTAAGTGCAAAATGTGATGTTACTAAGGATTTTTGTATACAATCGAATGGCGGACTGTATTTTAAGAATTACTATGAGTTTGAAGCATGTGTAAATTTTTTTATAAAAAATACACATATAGCCGCGAGGCTGGGAAAGCAGGGCAAGGGCTTTGTAGAAAAAAATCTATCATGGGATGTAGTAACAGCAAAATATAAGACTTTTATAGAAGGACTGTAAAATAGATAGGTGGAGGAATTTATATGTGGCGAGTAGACCAAATAATGCCAACAATTGTATATGGAGATGCAGTAAGTAATCATGCATTGGCCCTTAAGGAGATACTGCATAGTATGGGGTATAAGTCGGAGATATATGCCCAGAATATTGGTGAATCTTTGCGCCACAGTGTGTATAATGTAGATGATTATAAGGCGACTGGCGAAAAAAATGCAGTTATATACCACATGTCTACTGGTACTGATCTTAACTATAAGATAAGGGATTTAAAGGTAGATAAGAAGATTATGATATATCATAATATAACACCTCCAGAATATATGATGCACTATAGTTTGAGGGATTACAAAATTGTAAAGGCTGGGCGAGAACAGCTGAATATTTTGAATGATTCTTTTGATTATGTATTTGGAGATTCGGAGTACAATTGCAAAGAGCTTTTGGATCTGGGATATGAAAAAGTAGAGCATTTACCCATACTTATTCCATATAGTGACTATGAAAGACAGGCTGATAAGGATATTATGGAGAAATATACAGACGGTAACGTAAACATACTATTTGTAGGGCGTATTGCGCCTAATAAAAGGCAGGAAGATATAATAAAAACTTTTTATTACTATAAGAAATATATAAATCCAGGGGCAAGATTGTTTCTGGTAGGTTCATATGAGGGAATGGAGAGGTATTATAATGCCCTTTTAGACCTTGTAAATGCCCTCGATATTGAAGATGTGTATTTTACCGGGAAGGTACCATTTAGCCATATATTAGCATATTACAGGGTAGCGAATGTGTTTTTATGTATGAGTGAACATGAAGGGTTTTGTGTACCCCTTATAGAGAGTATGTATTTTAATGTGCCCATAATAGCCTATAATGCAGCAGCCATACCGTACACCCTAGATGGAGCGGGCATACTTATAAATAAAAAGGATTATATAATGACTGCTGAACTGATCAATAGGCTTGTAAATGATAAGACTCTTAA
Encoded proteins:
- a CDS encoding glycosyltransferase family 4 protein, which codes for MKKIAFVPPWFGLKIPGGAEAACRDIAFHLKDAGVEVEILTTCVEKFASDWNVNYYRPGVEIIEGIPIKRFKVTKRDTKAFDRVNAKLIKGMPVTLEEEEIFFREMVNSEALYKYIREMQGDYDAFIFIPYMFGTTYYGVKACPEKSILIPCLHDESYAHLKGIEEIFKCSQGMVFLSRPEMELAERLYDIGDKKRQVIGVGIDTKTKGNRERFIKKYGIKNPFILYAGRKDAGKNVDTLLQYFQAFLAMNPGANLDLVLIGGGSIDIPEAIKDRVWDLGFVPIEDKYDAYGAATLLCQPSHNESFSIVIMESWIEGTPVLVSAKCDVTKDFCIQSNGGLYFKNYYEFEACVNFFIKNTHIAARLGKQGKGFVEKNLSWDVVTAKYKTFIEGL
- a CDS encoding glycosyltransferase family 4 protein, with the translated sequence MWRVDQIMPTIVYGDAVSNHALALKEILHSMGYKSEIYAQNIGESLRHSVYNVDDYKATGEKNAVIYHMSTGTDLNYKIRDLKVDKKIMIYHNITPPEYMMHYSLRDYKIVKAGREQLNILNDSFDYVFGDSEYNCKELLDLGYEKVEHLPILIPYSDYERQADKDIMEKYTDGNVNILFVGRIAPNKRQEDIIKTFYYYKKYINPGARLFLVGSYEGMERYYNALLDLVNALDIEDVYFTGKVPFSHILAYYRVANVFLCMSEHEGFCVPLIESMYFNVPIIAYNAAAIPYTLDGAGILINKKDYIMTAELINRLVNDKTLKDRLVHNGRRRLEYFSYDNISDMFKRHIQSILGN